From one Rhodothermales bacterium genomic stretch:
- a CDS encoding ABC transporter permease — protein sequence MSAYRFDLENALAAWRRSLTFNPAFSADDLDELEQHLRDQVASLVDGGLALEPAYRQALREMGDHVTAETEYRKVYWGKRRRRGELIHELTWRATMFRNYVKLAWRNVLREKGYAFINVFGLAVGIAFCVLIFLFVRDELTYDRFHRLGDRIYRVQDAAIQPDGRMDDGSIELPSVLGPTLQADIPEVEQFVRIERRTAYTRPAGATNDAVDEPILFADAPFFEVFSFPLVAGDPAGVLADPGNVVITASIARRYFGDTDPMGRTLQIRLDETYEDFVITGVARDVPGNSTIQFGIVLPFETLATFSEMYRELATDWHFFSPETYVLLHAGADRAAVEAKLPAFYATYHQEDIARMKAQGRLEEGVVQTYRLRPIADVHLTDASDPVYSYILSSIALAVLLIACINFTTLSIGRSTRRAREIGLRKVVGARRGQLIAQFWGEALLLSVAALVCGLALAAAFLPTFNDLAGKTLEIDLIANGTTAAMLVGLVLLTGLVAGSYPALVLSGFQPIETLTNRLRLSGSNGLTKGLVALQFALSMFLIASTTIMARQLAYTRSLALGFDREQIVILPLEGLDGEQVADRFRNALAGEPRIVGVTATGNMLGQTGTMGTAFQHKGKRHVLNVFKVEPNFVDFLGLELVAGRNFDARRGADAGASILVNEALVRDFDLADPIGQPIPGAPGDDPEGGPRIVGVVRDFHHQSLYKPVGPMVMTLDPSWGYQYVLVRIAPSDIPESMALLRRTWENVAPDIPFAYRFLDDEMEAQYQEDRRWGQIVRYSAFFAVFIASLGLLGLAALSVTRRTKEIGIRKVIGASIAQLVMLLSREFAVLVGAGILLATPAVYLVMAHWLSDFAYRIELSWWLFAVTALAALGLALTLVGLQAMRAALADPVESLRYE from the coding sequence ATGTCCGCATACCGATTCGACCTGGAGAACGCCCTGGCGGCCTGGCGCCGGAGCCTCACCTTCAACCCGGCCTTTTCCGCCGACGACCTCGACGAGCTGGAGCAGCACCTGCGCGATCAGGTGGCCAGCCTCGTCGACGGGGGCCTGGCCCTGGAGCCGGCCTACCGCCAGGCGCTGCGCGAGATGGGGGATCATGTAACCGCGGAGACGGAATACCGGAAGGTGTACTGGGGGAAGCGGCGCCGGCGAGGCGAACTCATCCACGAACTGACCTGGAGAGCCACCATGTTCAGAAACTACGTCAAACTCGCCTGGCGCAATGTGCTCCGCGAGAAAGGCTACGCGTTCATCAACGTGTTCGGACTGGCCGTGGGCATCGCCTTTTGCGTCCTCATCTTTCTCTTTGTCCGGGATGAACTCACCTACGACCGGTTCCACCGCCTCGGTGATCGAATCTACCGGGTGCAGGATGCCGCGATCCAGCCCGACGGCCGCATGGACGACGGCTCCATCGAGCTGCCCAGCGTGCTCGGCCCGACGCTCCAGGCGGACATCCCTGAGGTGGAGCAATTCGTTCGGATCGAGCGGCGGACCGCCTACACCCGCCCCGCCGGCGCGACGAACGATGCCGTGGACGAACCGATCCTTTTCGCCGATGCGCCGTTTTTCGAGGTCTTCAGCTTTCCCCTCGTCGCTGGCGACCCGGCCGGCGTACTCGCCGACCCGGGCAACGTCGTCATCACCGCGTCCATTGCGCGTCGGTATTTTGGCGACACGGATCCCATGGGACGCACCCTCCAAATCCGTCTGGATGAGACGTACGAGGATTTCGTGATCACGGGTGTCGCGCGCGACGTGCCGGGAAACTCTACGATCCAGTTCGGCATCGTGCTGCCGTTCGAGACGCTTGCGACCTTTAGCGAGATGTATCGGGAATTGGCCACCGACTGGCATTTCTTCTCGCCAGAGACCTACGTGTTGCTGCACGCCGGCGCCGACCGCGCGGCGGTCGAGGCGAAACTGCCCGCGTTCTACGCGACCTACCACCAGGAGGACATTGCGCGGATGAAGGCGCAGGGCCGGCTGGAGGAGGGCGTCGTCCAAACCTACCGGCTGCGCCCGATCGCCGACGTGCACCTGACGGATGCCAGCGATCCGGTCTACTCGTACATCCTGTCGAGCATCGCGCTGGCCGTCCTGTTGATCGCCTGCATCAATTTCACCACCCTCTCCATCGGGCGGTCGACGCGGCGGGCGAGGGAGATCGGGCTGCGGAAGGTGGTCGGCGCCCGGCGAGGACAGCTGATCGCCCAGTTCTGGGGCGAGGCGCTGCTGCTCAGCGTGGCGGCGCTAGTGTGCGGGCTCGCGCTGGCCGCGGCGTTTTTGCCCACGTTCAACGACCTCGCGGGGAAGACGCTCGAAATCGATCTCATCGCCAACGGGACTACCGCGGCGATGCTCGTCGGGCTGGTCCTGCTCACCGGCCTCGTCGCCGGGAGTTATCCGGCGCTCGTGCTCTCCGGCTTTCAGCCCATCGAGACCCTCACGAACCGGTTGCGCCTGAGCGGCTCCAACGGCCTGACGAAAGGGCTCGTGGCGTTGCAGTTCGCCCTGTCCATGTTTCTCATCGCGAGCACGACGATCATGGCGCGCCAGCTGGCCTACACGCGGTCGCTGGCGCTGGGATTCGACCGAGAGCAGATCGTCATTCTGCCGCTCGAAGGGCTCGATGGCGAGCAGGTGGCCGATCGGTTTCGCAACGCGCTGGCCGGCGAGCCGCGGATCGTGGGCGTGACGGCGACGGGCAACATGCTGGGACAGACGGGCACGATGGGGACGGCATTTCAGCACAAGGGCAAGCGGCACGTGCTCAACGTGTTTAAGGTCGAGCCGAATTTCGTCGACTTTCTCGGTCTGGAGCTGGTGGCCGGCCGCAATTTCGATGCGCGGCGGGGCGCCGACGCCGGCGCGTCGATCCTCGTCAACGAAGCGCTCGTCCGCGATTTCGACCTCGCCGACCCCATCGGCCAGCCGATCCCGGGCGCACCGGGCGACGATCCCGAAGGCGGCCCGCGCATCGTGGGCGTCGTGCGCGACTTTCACCATCAGTCGCTCTATAAACCCGTCGGCCCGATGGTTATGACGCTCGATCCGTCATGGGGATACCAGTACGTGCTGGTGCGCATTGCGCCGAGCGACATCCCGGAAAGCATGGCCCTGCTGCGCCGCACCTGGGAGAACGTGGCGCCGGACATCCCCTTCGCGTACCGTTTTCTCGACGACGAGATGGAGGCCCAGTATCAGGAGGATCGCCGCTGGGGCCAGATCGTCCGTTATTCCGCCTTTTTCGCCGTATTCATTGCCAGTCTGGGCCTCCTCGGCCTCGCGGCGCTCTCCGTTACGCGCCGGACCAAGGAGATCGGGATACGTAAAGTCATCGGCGCGTCGATCGCCCAGCTTGTGATGCTCCTGTCGCGCGAATTCGCCGTCCTGGTGGGAGCCGGCATCCTGCTCGCTACACCGGCCGTGTACCTCGTGATGGCGCACTGGCTGAGCGACTTCGCCTACCGCATCGAGCTGTCGTGGTGGCTTTTCGCGGTGACGGCGCTGGCGGCGCTGGGACTCGCCCTGACGCTGGTCGGGCTGCAGGCGATGCGCGCGGCGCTGGCGGATCCTGTCGAGAGTCTGCGCTACGAATAG
- a CDS encoding efflux RND transporter permease subunit produces the protein MSFLTDTSIRRPIATTMFYLVVITLGMVGLRYLPIDLLPNIEFTQISVSTNYPNVGPEEIETIITDRVENAVASVPNMERVTSRSQDGSSRVTLEFSRGVDLAEASNDVRDALNRVVSQLPPEVDPPRLFKFDPNSFPIIIIAAKSTRHLEELTRIIERDLAQRFERIPGVGSINIFGGIYREIRVELDRERLKASGLTPQDIQQAISRENSTLPGGNLKSGLNDLYVRTRGEYTEVGQIARTVVRVVNGKPIRVQDVGEVKDGFEDAFSLVELDDVPMIRFAVQKQSGANTVAVAEEVKAELERINKERTDIQLTVISDQSTFIQQSMDNVQSSALYGAFLALFILFIFLRNGSTTFIISLSIPISVIATFGLLFFSGMTLNQMTFGGLALGIGMMVDNAIVVLENIVRLRETEGETTHRAALHGTKQVTGAIIASTLTTCVIFLPLAFATTTSGALFQSLAIVIVFSLMCSLMVALSLVPMLSSRFLKVGQKDKDAKPSRIAAFFQRVETGYGRLLQRAIHRRGLVFIAVGIMLVLSGYFWTRIPVELAPQTDADEISVDMEMAEGMNIAVVRQYLDELALVVKSVVPPDQVKEFTTEVRNGDAQVEITLVDAAQRRVSSLELADEIRNAVAGLIPGAEIRVRAQSGLWILNRLFSSSDDAEAVQIELRGYDLETANAFARTIQERVATVPGVRDARVSRREGQPEENLVFDREKIADLGLSVRDVALAVQSSVGGVLAGQFRVRGDEFPIRVRLRPEDRLTTIDLDDIGVRTPAGEIVPVSALTHQEKGRTPTTISRINGQRVTYVTANLEQGVPLGDAVEQIRSDLAQLPFPDGFSIVFSGQYEEQEKAEKDFLLAIIMALVLIYMVMAGQFERFLDPLIIMLSVPIAIVGVVPMLILTNDTLNMQSIMGLVMLIGIVVNNAIVLVDYINLLRREQDMSIEEAITEAGRLRLRPILMTTLTTVLGLVPMAMGIGAGAEIQASLARVVIGGLSASTMITLILIPLAYISAYRVRGRVATRVRALVARWRPSSGTQPAVQPEG, from the coding sequence ATGAGTTTTCTCACAGATACCTCGATCAGGCGGCCCATCGCTACGACGATGTTCTATCTGGTGGTCATCACCCTGGGCATGGTGGGCTTGCGCTACCTGCCCATCGACCTGCTGCCGAACATCGAGTTTACGCAGATCTCGGTGTCCACCAACTATCCCAACGTCGGCCCGGAAGAGATCGAGACGATCATCACGGACCGCGTCGAGAATGCGGTAGCGAGCGTTCCGAACATGGAACGGGTCACGTCGCGCTCGCAGGACGGTTCGAGCCGCGTGACGCTCGAGTTCTCGCGCGGCGTCGATCTGGCGGAAGCCTCGAACGACGTGCGCGACGCGCTCAACCGCGTCGTCAGCCAGCTTCCCCCGGAAGTGGATCCGCCGCGCCTCTTCAAGTTCGATCCGAACAGCTTCCCGATCATCATTATCGCCGCGAAATCGACGCGTCACCTCGAAGAGCTGACGCGCATCATCGAGCGCGACCTCGCCCAGCGCTTCGAGCGGATTCCCGGGGTGGGCTCGATCAATATCTTCGGCGGCATCTATCGCGAAATCCGCGTCGAGCTGGATCGCGAGCGGCTCAAGGCCAGCGGCCTGACTCCGCAGGACATCCAGCAGGCCATTTCGCGTGAAAACAGCACGCTTCCCGGGGGCAACCTGAAGTCGGGACTCAACGACCTCTACGTCCGCACCCGCGGCGAATACACGGAAGTAGGCCAGATCGCGCGGACCGTGGTACGCGTCGTCAACGGCAAGCCTATCCGCGTGCAGGACGTCGGCGAAGTGAAGGACGGCTTCGAGGACGCGTTCAGCCTGGTCGAACTCGACGACGTGCCGATGATCCGGTTCGCCGTCCAGAAGCAGTCCGGCGCCAACACGGTGGCCGTGGCGGAAGAGGTCAAGGCCGAACTGGAACGCATCAACAAGGAACGTACGGATATCCAGCTGACCGTCATCAGCGACCAGAGCACGTTCATCCAGCAGTCGATGGATAACGTGCAGAGCTCGGCGCTGTACGGGGCCTTCCTCGCGCTCTTCATCCTGTTCATCTTCCTGCGCAACGGGTCGACGACCTTCATCATCTCGCTCTCGATTCCGATCTCGGTGATCGCGACGTTCGGGCTGCTGTTCTTCAGCGGCATGACGCTCAACCAGATGACCTTCGGCGGTCTGGCGCTGGGCATCGGGATGATGGTGGACAACGCCATCGTGGTGCTGGAGAACATCGTCCGATTAAGGGAGACGGAGGGGGAGACGACGCACCGGGCGGCCCTGCACGGGACCAAACAGGTGACGGGCGCCATCATCGCGTCGACGCTCACGACCTGTGTGATCTTCCTGCCGCTGGCCTTCGCGACGACGACGTCGGGCGCGCTCTTCCAGTCGCTGGCGATCGTCATCGTGTTTTCCCTGATGTGTTCGCTCATGGTGGCGTTGAGCCTGGTACCGATGCTGAGCAGCCGGTTCCTGAAGGTCGGCCAGAAGGACAAGGACGCGAAGCCGTCGCGCATCGCGGCCTTCTTCCAGCGCGTCGAAACGGGATACGGCCGGCTGCTCCAGCGCGCCATCCATCGCCGCGGCCTCGTGTTCATCGCCGTGGGCATCATGCTGGTCCTGAGCGGCTATTTCTGGACCAGGATCCCGGTCGAGCTGGCGCCGCAGACCGATGCGGACGAGATCAGCGTCGACATGGAGATGGCCGAGGGGATGAATATCGCCGTCGTGCGTCAGTACCTCGACGAACTCGCGCTGGTGGTGAAGTCCGTGGTGCCGCCCGATCAGGTGAAGGAATTCACGACCGAGGTGCGCAACGGCGACGCGCAGGTGGAGATAACGCTCGTCGATGCCGCGCAGCGGCGGGTGAGCAGCCTCGAACTGGCCGACGAGATCCGTAACGCCGTCGCCGGCCTGATCCCCGGCGCCGAGATCCGCGTCCGGGCCCAGTCGGGTCTGTGGATCCTCAACCGGCTCTTCAGCTCCAGCGACGACGCGGAGGCGGTGCAGATCGAGCTCCGTGGGTACGACCTCGAGACCGCCAATGCCTTCGCCCGCACGATCCAGGAGCGCGTAGCCACGGTCCCCGGCGTCCGCGACGCCCGCGTCAGCCGGCGTGAAGGGCAGCCGGAAGAAAACCTGGTCTTCGACCGCGAGAAAATCGCCGACCTCGGCCTCTCCGTGCGCGACGTCGCGCTGGCCGTCCAGTCGAGCGTCGGCGGCGTCCTGGCCGGGCAGTTCCGGGTCCGGGGCGATGAGTTCCCCATCCGCGTGCGCCTTCGCCCGGAGGACCGCCTGACCACGATCGACCTGGACGACATCGGCGTGCGCACGCCGGCCGGCGAGATCGTGCCGGTCTCGGCGCTCACGCACCAGGAGAAAGGCCGTACGCCCACGACGATCAGCCGCATCAACGGGCAGCGCGTCACCTACGTAACGGCCAACCTCGAACAGGGCGTCCCGCTGGGCGATGCCGTCGAGCAGATCCGGAGCGACCTCGCGCAGCTCCCGTTCCCGGATGGCTTCTCCATCGTGTTCAGCGGCCAGTACGAAGAGCAGGAGAAGGCCGAGAAGGATTTCCTCCTGGCCATCATCATGGCGCTGGTCCTGATCTACATGGTCATGGCCGGCCAGTTCGAGCGCTTTCTCGATCCGCTTATCATCATGCTCTCCGTGCCGATCGCCATCGTGGGCGTGGTGCCGATGCTGATCCTCACGAACGACACGCTCAACATGCAGAGCATCATGGGGCTGGTGATGCTCATCGGTATCGTGGTGAACAACGCGATCGTGCTGGTGGACTACATCAACCTGTTGCGCAGGGAGCAGGATATGTCGATCGAGGAGGCCATCACCGAGGCCGGCCGGCTGCGGCTGCGGCCTATCCTGATGACCACCCTCACGACGGTGCTCGGCCTCGTTCCGATGGCGATGGGCATCGGCGCCGGCGCTGAAATCCAGGCGTCGCTGGCCCGCGTCGTCATCGGCGGCCTGTCGGCGTCGACGATGATCACCCTGATCCTCATCCCGCTCGCCTACATCAGCGCATACCGCGTCCGCGGGCGTGTTGCAACGCGGGTGCGAGCGCTCGTCGCCCGCTGGCGTCCGAGCTCCGGCACCCAGCCGGCGGTCCAGCCGGAGGGCTGA
- a CDS encoding efflux RND transporter periplasmic adaptor subunit codes for MNRRLVQPRRAASLAVSTRMTPAVPRMVSLLALVAMLLAALIAAGCGDGEAAGPSGPGGPGGPGGFGGFGGPAVTPAVEVVQAQLGSLPLEERLVGTVRADNQVEIYPELTAPIAEVLVRTGDVVRKGQVLVRLEARQFREQLNQAKASLRIAEADAKQAEARMRELVLQLERTESLAAKELVSALEFETQRAQTDAARASYERSLAQVDQARAIVEERETNLARTNILSPISGRVGLSNAEVGMRAAANEALFTIGNLERVRVEIPLTESMLGYIETGQTVRISSDNWPDTAVVWKLTRISPFLEDVSFSTTAEIEVSNAGGLFNPGMFVNVDVFYGESQQATLVPNSALYEDPNSGVMGVFVATTLGVEMEVIMPESENEPAPLSEPTPLQFHAVQVVAEGHDITGISGIDPNAWVVTLGQHLLRGEKPQARARATTWKRLVALQNLKREDLLEQFLEKQQQVAKSGGIFKNSSLETSP; via the coding sequence ATGAACCGTCGGCTCGTACAGCCCCGACGTGCGGCGTCGCTCGCCGTTTCGACGCGGATGACGCCGGCGGTCCCCCGTATGGTATCCTTGCTGGCGCTCGTCGCCATGCTGTTGGCGGCCCTTATAGCGGCCGGCTGCGGCGATGGCGAGGCGGCCGGTCCATCTGGCCCCGGCGGTCCGGGAGGGCCCGGCGGTTTCGGTGGCTTCGGCGGGCCGGCGGTGACGCCGGCGGTCGAGGTCGTCCAGGCCCAGCTGGGTTCGCTGCCGCTTGAAGAACGCCTCGTAGGCACCGTTCGGGCCGACAACCAGGTCGAAATCTACCCGGAACTCACGGCTCCGATCGCCGAGGTGCTCGTCCGCACCGGCGACGTCGTGCGGAAGGGCCAGGTGCTCGTGCGCCTGGAGGCGCGGCAGTTCCGCGAGCAGCTCAATCAGGCGAAGGCGTCGCTCCGCATCGCCGAGGCCGACGCCAAGCAGGCGGAGGCCCGCATGCGCGAGCTGGTGCTGCAGCTGGAACGCACCGAGAGCCTCGCGGCCAAGGAGCTGGTGTCCGCGCTCGAATTCGAAACGCAGCGCGCGCAGACCGACGCCGCGCGTGCCAGCTACGAACGTTCGCTGGCCCAGGTGGATCAGGCGCGCGCCATCGTGGAAGAGCGGGAGACGAACCTGGCGCGTACGAACATTTTGTCGCCCATCAGCGGGCGCGTGGGTCTGAGCAATGCGGAGGTGGGCATGCGCGCCGCGGCCAACGAAGCATTGTTCACGATCGGCAACCTGGAACGGGTTCGCGTCGAAATCCCGCTGACCGAGAGCATGCTCGGCTACATCGAGACCGGCCAGACGGTGCGGATCTCCAGCGATAACTGGCCCGACACCGCCGTCGTGTGGAAACTCACCCGCATCTCGCCGTTTCTGGAGGATGTCTCGTTCAGCACGACGGCCGAGATCGAGGTGTCGAACGCCGGCGGACTCTTCAATCCCGGCATGTTCGTCAACGTGGACGTCTTCTACGGGGAAAGCCAGCAGGCCACCCTCGTCCCCAACAGCGCGCTGTACGAAGACCCGAACTCGGGTGTGATGGGCGTATTCGTCGCGACGACACTCGGCGTCGAAATGGAGGTGATCATGCCCGAATCGGAGAACGAGCCGGCGCCGCTATCCGAGCCTACGCCGCTCCAGTTCCACGCCGTGCAGGTGGTGGCGGAAGGGCACGATATCACGGGCATCAGCGGGATCGATCCGAATGCCTGGGTCGTGACGCTGGGGCAGCACCTGCTCCGCGGTGAAAAGCCGCAGGCCCGCGCACGCGCTACCACGTGGAAGCGGCTCGTGGCGCTCCAGAACCTCAAGCGCGAGGACCTGCTGGAGCAGTTCCTGGAAAAACAGCAGCAGGTAGCCAAGTCCGGCGGCATCTTCAAAAACAGCTCCCTCGAAACCTCTCCGTGA
- a CDS encoding fasciclin domain-containing protein: MMTRILTFALTLTILIGCSDPVSVLETESPATPSASSGDRIKDDSKRTSKTIAEIVLDVNAESGEFSVLLAALTRVDLVAPFLEKTPKTVFAPTDAAFLALLDELGLQSLDDIDDATLTTVLLYHVTGGRWFSNRVLHAESIPTLQGGSLQVDAENAALIDANGRSAQILVGAGLFDITAKNGVIHVIDRVVLP; encoded by the coding sequence ATGATGACTCGCATTCTCACCTTCGCCCTCACGCTCACCATTCTTATCGGCTGCAGCGACCCGGTCAGCGTTCTCGAAACCGAATCGCCGGCAACCCCCTCCGCGTCGAGCGGGGATCGGATCAAGGACGACTCCAAGCGCACCTCGAAAACCATCGCCGAAATCGTCCTCGACGTCAACGCCGAAAGCGGCGAGTTTTCCGTGCTGCTAGCCGCCCTTACGCGCGTCGACCTCGTCGCGCCGTTCCTCGAAAAAACGCCCAAAACGGTGTTTGCCCCGACCGACGCCGCCTTCCTGGCCCTCCTGGATGAGCTGGGCCTGCAGAGCCTGGACGATATCGACGACGCCACGCTCACCACGGTCCTCCTGTACCATGTGACCGGCGGTCGCTGGTTCTCCAACCGCGTCCTCCACGCCGAGTCGATCCCGACCCTCCAGGGCGGCAGCCTCCAGGTCGATGCCGAGAACGCGGCGCTCATCGACGCCAACGGGCGCTCGGCGCAGATTCTGGTCGGCGCCGGCCTCTTCGACATCACGGCCAAAAACGGCGTCATTCACGTGATCGACCGGGTCGTCCTGCCCTGA
- a CDS encoding T9SS type A sorting domain-containing protein translates to MDIRLANAARRPGALLVLFLLFTVPAARSQPVMQQLLDGHVLYHDVFGWDTAMNDRYMAISSIYPHQPDPPTLPSGSVRIYRRINGAWQFWFDLEAPEPGPINVYYGRSIDLSGGMLAVGAPLYDSIGRVFLYDLDSDTPATPVASLARPDPFVLPPLDGQAFGMSVSIDGATLVVGSPSEDLAEELRTGAVHVYEEVNGVWTHVAQFYPEAIDFPDGQYGFSVSLSGDTFVVGAPETSGATGQAELFQRRNGRWEKVFRFLNFEVNQDVDYGDLFGFSVSVQGDVIVIGAPGDGGVRGYDRAGAVYIYERQSGSWSRRTYVKREEPTPGTENWYGYEVASFDGVVAVGTRYPSGTGPGPGGAPSSTYLYREETSGWEILEVLNAPAQTYMDAFGWSISLLRNEAVVGAPWYGTTIGGVWANRVGAAYVITPALSGPFWHRVGAAITSGTDDPCDGFGTDLAIHAGTMAISVPFYAGHGGVQTYRYVDGRWMQDATIVPEDGRPGDRFGASMAFAGESLVVGTPGRSADGKTTSGGLVTYRQVDGVWVASDKPLALDGVLGLGETVVASGDWIAATARNAAGLAQVHLFDGSDGVLVERGVLTAETPEEGFGSLALAGDVLAAQTGGKEGSIRVYQLLEGTWREVQRLGEGWSPEAAIALSADRLVVGENGRVHILDRKGGLFAETMVRYGAENEPAFGASVAIEGSRIAVGAPGVEVNGKIYVFDGQDELLAPSIWKGERPASGAKLAIGDGVVISAVVSDCFEYGLVELPAIALPKAASAAAPSAPARADGDAFAGWSLGQNFPNPARGDTRIEFVAPTAGHVAVRLFDALGRQVRVLFDADLGAGTHSVRIDTEGLSEGVYFYELRAGSWRAARPMLVR, encoded by the coding sequence ATGGACATACGCCTTGCCAACGCGGCGCGACGCCCCGGCGCCCTGCTTGTTCTGTTCCTGCTTTTCACCGTGCCGGCCGCTCGGTCCCAGCCCGTCATGCAGCAGCTGCTCGACGGTCACGTGCTCTATCACGACGTCTTCGGTTGGGATACGGCCATGAACGACCGGTACATGGCGATTTCTTCGATTTATCCCCACCAGCCCGATCCTCCCACCCTCCCATCGGGGAGCGTCCGGATTTACAGGAGGATCAATGGCGCATGGCAGTTCTGGTTCGATCTGGAGGCGCCCGAGCCCGGGCCCATCAATGTGTACTACGGGCGCTCCATCGATCTGAGCGGGGGGATGCTGGCGGTCGGCGCGCCCCTGTACGACAGCATCGGACGCGTTTTTCTGTACGACCTCGACAGCGACACGCCGGCCACGCCCGTCGCATCCCTCGCCCGCCCCGATCCCTTCGTCCTGCCGCCGCTGGACGGACAGGCTTTCGGCATGTCGGTGTCGATCGACGGCGCCACGCTCGTTGTGGGATCCCCTTCCGAAGATCTCGCCGAGGAATTGCGCACCGGCGCCGTCCATGTCTACGAGGAGGTCAATGGCGTCTGGACGCATGTAGCCCAATTTTATCCGGAGGCCATCGACTTTCCGGATGGGCAATACGGTTTCAGCGTCTCGCTGAGCGGCGACACGTTTGTCGTTGGCGCGCCCGAGACAAGCGGGGCTACCGGGCAGGCCGAGCTGTTCCAGCGCAGAAACGGCCGGTGGGAGAAGGTCTTTCGCTTCCTCAATTTCGAGGTCAACCAGGACGTCGATTACGGCGATCTGTTCGGCTTTTCGGTGTCCGTTCAGGGCGATGTGATTGTGATAGGCGCACCGGGCGATGGCGGGGTGCGAGGCTACGACCGGGCCGGCGCCGTCTATATCTACGAGCGCCAGAGCGGCTCCTGGTCGCGCAGGACCTACGTCAAACGGGAAGAACCCACCCCGGGCACCGAAAACTGGTACGGATATGAAGTGGCGTCGTTCGACGGCGTCGTCGCGGTGGGCACCCGCTACCCGAGCGGGACGGGACCCGGGCCGGGCGGAGCGCCCAGTTCGACGTATCTCTACCGCGAAGAAACCAGTGGCTGGGAGATCCTGGAGGTCCTGAACGCTCCGGCGCAAACCTACATGGACGCCTTTGGCTGGAGCATTTCGCTGCTGCGTAACGAAGCGGTCGTCGGGGCGCCCTGGTACGGGACGACCATCGGCGGCGTGTGGGCGAATCGGGTCGGCGCGGCCTATGTCATCACGCCGGCGTTGTCCGGCCCGTTCTGGCATCGCGTAGGCGCGGCGATCACGTCCGGCACCGACGATCCGTGCGACGGCTTTGGTACCGACCTGGCGATCCATGCCGGCACGATGGCCATCTCCGTTCCCTTCTACGCGGGGCACGGCGGCGTGCAGACGTATCGCTACGTCGACGGCCGCTGGATGCAGGATGCCACCATCGTGCCCGAGGACGGCCGGCCCGGCGATCGATTTGGCGCTTCGATGGCTTTTGCAGGCGAATCGCTCGTCGTCGGGACGCCCGGCCGATCGGCTGACGGCAAAACGACATCGGGCGGGCTCGTCACCTACCGGCAGGTCGACGGCGTCTGGGTGGCGAGCGACAAGCCGCTGGCGCTGGACGGTGTCCTCGGGCTGGGGGAAACGGTGGTTGCTTCCGGCGATTGGATTGCAGCTACCGCGCGGAATGCGGCCGGCCTGGCGCAGGTGCATCTGTTCGACGGGTCGGATGGGGTGCTCGTTGAACGCGGCGTGCTGACCGCCGAAACGCCCGAGGAAGGCTTTGGCAGCCTGGCGCTGGCCGGCGATGTGCTCGCCGCGCAGACCGGCGGAAAAGAAGGGAGCATCCGCGTGTATCAGCTTCTGGAGGGCACATGGCGCGAGGTCCAGCGGTTGGGCGAGGGTTGGAGCCCCGAAGCCGCCATCGCCCTGTCTGCCGATCGCCTTGTGGTGGGGGAAAACGGACGCGTCCACATCCTCGACCGCAAGGGCGGGCTCTTTGCGGAGACGATGGTCCGTTACGGAGCGGAGAACGAGCCGGCCTTCGGCGCCTCGGTGGCCATCGAAGGCAGCCGGATCGCCGTGGGCGCTCCCGGTGTGGAAGTCAACGGAAAGATCTACGTATTCGACGGGCAGGACGAGCTGCTGGCGCCGTCGATCTGGAAAGGAGAGCGGCCGGCCTCCGGCGCAAAACTGGCGATCGGAGACGGCGTCGTTATCTCGGCCGTCGTGTCGGATTGTTTCGAATACGGACTGGTCGAACTGCCCGCCATCGCGTTGCCGAAGGCGGCATCTGCCGCCGCGCCGTCAGCGCCGGCGCGCGCCGATGGCGACGCCTTCGCCGGCTGGTCGCTCGGGCAGAACTTCCCGAATCCCGCGCGCGGGGACACCCGCATCGAATTCGTTGCACCCACCGCCGGCCACGTCGCCGTGCGTCTTTTCGACGCGCTGGGGCGGCAGGTCCGCGTCCTGTTCGATGCCGACCTCGGCGCGGGGACCCATTCGGTGCGCATCGACACCGAGGGCCTGAGCGAGGGCGTGTATTTCTACGAGTTGCGCGCCGGGTCGTGGCGCGCCGCGCGCCCGATGCTGGTCCGCTGA